A genomic segment from Geitlerinema sp. PCC 7407 encodes:
- a CDS encoding F0F1 ATP synthase subunit gamma, with product MQTLESLRNTINSIEDLRAVVRTMKALAMVSIRQYEKARLSLANYNETVELGLQALLHHRRFSETLTGPLPQAHLRPTTGPVGVILFGSDHGLCGQFNEQIVTYVLETLDQRQISPSQRLIAAVGARLLPHLEIASQPAYTQFSLPSSLAGTPRLIQDLLEAIDHWRFRQPLEGSSLLAIADALETPHPDVEQVLLFYNRSLSTTVYQPVMLQLLPLDPLWLSQLEKRPWDSVSMPMLNVNWEGLFSALIRQYLFVALYRATVESLASENAGRLASMQAAEKNIEERLSNLNAQYRQQRQNSITGELLDIVSGFEALKKPG from the coding sequence ATGCAAACCCTGGAATCTCTCCGCAACACCATCAATAGCATCGAAGATCTGCGAGCGGTGGTTAGAACCATGAAGGCTCTGGCCATGGTGAGCATTCGTCAGTACGAAAAAGCCCGCCTATCTCTCGCAAACTATAACGAAACGGTCGAGCTGGGATTGCAGGCCTTGCTGCACCATCGACGTTTCTCTGAAACCCTGACAGGGCCGCTGCCCCAGGCCCATCTGCGTCCCACAACGGGACCGGTGGGAGTGATTTTATTTGGGTCTGATCATGGGCTGTGTGGCCAGTTTAATGAGCAAATTGTGACTTATGTCTTAGAAACGCTGGACCAGCGCCAAATCTCCCCCTCTCAGCGTCTCATTGCGGCTGTGGGGGCGCGGCTGCTGCCCCACCTGGAGATTGCCAGCCAGCCGGCCTATACCCAGTTCTCGCTGCCAAGCTCTCTCGCGGGCACTCCCCGCCTGATCCAAGACCTATTGGAGGCGATCGATCACTGGCGCTTTCGTCAGCCGCTGGAGGGATCTTCTCTGTTGGCGATCGCGGATGCTTTAGAGACGCCTCACCCGGATGTCGAACAGGTGTTGCTGTTCTATAACCGATCGCTTTCCACCACGGTCTATCAGCCGGTGATGTTGCAGCTGTTGCCCCTCGATCCACTCTGGCTATCGCAGCTTGAAAAACGTCCCTGGGATTCTGTCTCGATGCCGATGCTGAACGTGAACTGGGAGGGGCTTTTTTCGGCGCTGATTCGCCAATATTTGTTTGTGGCGCTCTACCGCGCGACGGTGGAGTCCCTCGCCAGCGAAAACGCCGGCAGGCTCGCGTCTATGCAGGCGGCTGAGAAAAATATTGAGGAGCGCTTGAGCAATTTGAATGCTCAGTATCGGCAGCAGCGCCAAAATTCGATTACGGGGGAACTGCTGGATATTGTGTCAGGATTTGAGGCCCTGAAAAAGCCAGGCTAA